tgtgattgacttgacccattccattagcttagcacttgatcgtttagtatgtttttattgctttcttcatgacttatacatgttcctacaactatgagattatgcaactcccatttaccggaggaacactttgtgtgctaccaaacgtcacaacataactgggtgattataaaggagctctacaggtgtctccaaaggtacatgttgagttggtgtatttcgagattaggttttgtcactccgattgtcggagaggtatctatgggccctctcggtaatgcacatcactataagccttgcaagcaatgtagccaatgagttagttacggaatgatgcattacataacgagtaaagagacttgccggtaacgagattgaactaggtattgagataccgacgatcaaatctcgggcaagtaacataccgatgacaaagggaacaacgtattttgttatgcggtttgaccgataaagatcttcgtagaatatgtaggagccaatatgagcatccaggttcctctattggttattgaccggagacatgtctcggtcatgtctacatagttctcgaacccgtagggtccgcacgcttaaagtttcgatgacggttatattatgaatttatgagttttgatgaagcgaaggttgttcggagtcccggatgtgatcacggacatgacgaggagtctcgaaatggtcgagacatgaagattgatatattggacgactatattcagacaccggaatggttccgggggttatcggatatataccggaggaccggggggttaccggaaccccccgggggggttaatgggcctcatgggcccaaagtggagaagaggaggggcagccagggagggccgcgtgccccctccccctctagtccgaataggacaaggagggggcgcccccctttccttcctcccctctctcccttccttccccctctccaagttggacaaggaaaggagggagtcctactcccggtgggagtaggacacctcctggcgcgcccctcctggccggccgccccctccccccttgctcctttatatacgggggtagggggcacctctagaaaaaaacaacaattgatccttgagatctattagccgtgtgcggtgcccccctccactatattccacctcaataatattgtagcggtgcttaggcgaagccctgcatcggtagaacatcataatcgtcaccacgccgtcgtgctgacggaactctccctcgacactcgcctggatcggagttcgagggacgtcatcaagctgaacgtgtgctagaactcggaggtgccgtgctttcggtgcttgatcggtcgggccgtgaagacgtacaactacatcaaccgtgttgttctaacgcttccgctttcggtctacgagggtacgtggacaacactcttccctctcgttgctatgcatcaccatgatcttgcgtgtgtgtaggattttttttttgaaattactacattccccaacagttatGCAAGGCAAACTATTGgcggcttaagaggggactaatggtacctggcgggttatggTTTATAAGTTAAGCCGCCCACACAGCTATCAATTTTCAGATCTATGAGTGGAAAAATTGCTAAGTGTTGCAAAAACAGCTTTCACAGATCGatgctataattttggatctacagcAGTTCAAATAATGAAGAAAATTCCAAACCTAAGTTGCGGCAGCGGAGCAGTTCATGTGCTCAGATGGGATCTCTCATGGAGGGGGGCGTTCAAGTATCAAAAATGAGTGATGCCACGCAAGATGAGCGCTTAACCTCACATCAAAACTACAAAGACAGGGAGGAACAAAGAGGAACGGAGATGAACTCCGAAGAACTTTAagaaaaccctaatgcagatctatggTGAGGGAAGAGGAAGGCTTACCGAGGCTGTTGAACAGCGGAGGTGCGCAAACGAGCTCTGGTgcattcaggtcgatgcagcggccgaggttgacAAAGCGgatgaaggtcgacggcggcggcggagctcgggcgaTGGAGGTGTTGTGAGgaagaggacgaagacgaggaggcaAGGAAAAAAATGAAAGGGGCCCctagccctatttataaggcagaaggataagtggcatgcacgagaatcgaggaggccaaaaaaGATTGTGACAGCAAAGATGCCTTGATTTTCACAGATTCATTAAAAGTGAAGGCATATTGAGATTTGAGCTTCATATGATATTAAtgtgagatgacgtcatggcggcttaccgcgaTTCTGTGAGCTGATGTCACGGCGGGTCATAAGATTTCATAAGGACTGACAaggaaggattttttctaagtgttgaagattgatatgaacaagttcacatcaacatggggcctaatgttggggatatgactattgggtatgacccgcccaggaggggccgagtcatgccactggcggttcataatgaggaggcccaagaagatgttgaagatggcggttcatgaagcaagcttactgaaggcccaagacccggaggagGCTTGAGGCCCACcggtgtaaaccgccatatgtttcACTTGTATGATAAGGAAAGTTTAGTTCAGTCATcaagccggacacgttgtgtatgagccgaccgagactctgtaagccaccgggcatcagcctgtgtatataaaggggtgacctggCGGCGGGTAAAGGCAAGAAACAATGAGAACTAGGTCAaacatattcgctccctggtaatcgaaacccaagcaatacaacctaatgcaggagtaggcctttacctcgttgcgaggggccgaacctgggtaaactctctgtgtcccttgtcccgttttaaccccttcaagctaactacattgcgatggctccacacctaagtccttatgctagggcatctgccgtgacaattccacgacagggagTGATTAGCCTAGCGGCGATTGCTGTCTAATTAGGACTCTAATTTTATTTGACCaattcaagagagagagagagagagagagagagagagagagagagtagctatgCGTGAGGACTCCTCCTTGGATTTGATTTGCTCTTGATAGAACTTTCCATAAATAGACCGAAACAACTGTGGACGTTAATTATACCTTTCCAGGATTTTTGAAATGCTTCCGAGACCATTCAGAATAGTTCGATCCATTTGAAATACTTTCGGAGCTCATTCTCTTTGGTCCCCAAGTTCTCATAAATATTACTAATCGTTAAGTGTGACCCTGCAGGTTGAGAAATAAATGGACATGACTTGAAACACTTTCCAGTTAATTAATAGTTAAGAGCAGGATTTTGACACCCCTGTTAACACCCAATATTTAGGAAGCTCTCAAGTGACCCTTTTGTTCCTACATATCATTCTATTTTCTTTGCTATACGTTACAAAACGCAAGGCTGGATCGTGATCAACACTTTAATCACTGCACTTGTTATCCTCGTTGCCGGTTAGTTCTCTTTACTCATATTCGTACTCTCGTATCCAAGTTATCTCAATCACCTGTGTCTAACCAGATGATGTTTGCGTACTTGTTATCATTGACTTTTGAAAGAGTTCAATTATTTTAAAACAAAAAATCATAAATTTGAAAAGGAAtcaccaaaaaataaaaataaacatgaATATGGAAATTTTCACAGATTTTTAAAAGTTTACAAAAAATTGAAAAAGGTACACAAAAATGGGAAAAGTTCCTGAACTTGAGAAAAgttaacaaaatcaaaaaataattcacaaatttgaaaagaaCATCGCAAAATTTGGAAAGATCctgaaatttgaaattttttaggattttgaaaatgttcacaaatttggaaaaagttcccaaaatttgaaaaaaaaagatcACGACTTGAGAAAGGTTCACGCATTTGACAAAGTTCATGAATTcatgaaaagttcatgaatttgagaaaagACCATGAATTGAAAAAATGTACATGAATTTGAAAGAAGTTCACAAATTTTTTAAAAGTTTGCAaattaaaaaaatatgaaaaagagaGGAGGGAAAAAAATTTAACATGCGgtccaaaaaaacagaaaaaagataaACCACCGTTGAAGCTTCTCAAAACCGGGGTGGAAGCTTCCCCAAACTGGGAGAGGTTAAAGGATAAAACACGTGGTTTATGGGCCGCCAGCCAGATAAGATCGAAGGCAGATGTGCATCCTATACAGATATAACTATAAGTAGTGTGGGATCCTATTTATTTCATAGGTTGGAGAATAGCCGCGAATGCTATTCTCGCATTAAGCGAGCCCGTAGAAACTCTCGCTGCGAGCTTCAGCAGTAACGAGCCGGCCCACTTCAAAAGAAAACATAGGAAAAGAAAGGACACTGGGAGGGGCAGCAATGCTACATTCACGAAGTGTTTACATGACTTTTACGGGCGAAGACTGAGGTAGATTATTTTAATTGGTTAGTAGATGAGGCGGGCCCCACCCTAAAAatcaggggggggggggagatttgtGAGGGGAGGAAGGGTCAGTCCGTAAAGCCTGTAAAAGCTCCCCCGTGAGTCTAGCGTTTTTTGGGGAGGGAGGTGGGGCTCGAACCGTGGCCTCCTCAATAGAGTTCAACGGTGCTAGCCATGTGGCCCCCGTGAGTCTAGCATTTTTGCGAGGAGGGAGGTGGGGCTTGAACCGTGGCCTCCTCAATAGAGTTCAACGGTGCTAGCCATGTGGCGGGGCTTCTCTGGTTTTGCTTTTTTACTCTTTCTCTCGAGATGTATCTTTTttcttcctttctccttttttgtttttccattctttttccattttattttcatgtttttgtttttttggggttttcttcttcatttttggtTTGGTTTTCTTTCCTCTTCTCCattattttgttttttgtttttattttttcttatgttggttttcgttttcactctacatttttgcatatgtcaaaaacatttttaataagtgatcaacattctttgtatacacattcaacatttttccAACGCTCATTCAACAattttcaaatactttttcaacattttaATACTTATTGAACATTTTCAAATACTCGCTCAacattaatacttattcaacatttttaaaatactcgtttaatatttttaatacttattcaacatttttaaatagtTGTTCAAAATTTTCAGACACTCGTtccatatttttttaatttttatttaaaaattcaaatacttgttcaatatttgaatatttattcaacattttaaaatactcattcaacatttttaaaatacttgttcaagattttttaatattttttcaatatatatatatgtaaaaaaataaAGTAtgaagaaaatacaaaaaaaacaaaaaacgagaaaaaaaaatagaagaaaCAACAAATAAACAGGTCGTGGCCTCTCGCGTGGCTGGCCCTGCCCATCTGGGGCTCCCCCCTGTCTCACTTAAAGCTAGGAATAGGTGGGGGGAGGGTACAGAGAATAGGGTCGGATCCTATCTGGCGCCATTTGCACCCGATACAGCTCTTTCCACAAACAGGCGCACAACGCTGCAAGGAGAATCAAACCCGAGACCTCCCCGCTTAGTGAGACGTTGCAACAACGACCGCGCCACCTAGCCAGCTGTGATAACTTACATCTTTTCTTTCCTTTCCTCTTTCATCTTACCttttttcatttcctttttctcttttttcaaaTTTTCTTTTTTCATATTCGAGAAATTTTCTTTCTTCACTTTTTGTTTTGTGAAAATGGATGAATTTTTTttacaaattcaatgaactttttccataATCAATGACCTTTTTTCAAATCTGGCGAACCTTTTTCAACTCCGATGAACGTtttttgaatttgatgattttttttctgaattttaacGATCTTTTTCATATTTGGTGATTTTTTTtcattcggtgaacttttttttcaaattcaatgaactttttttgaatccgatgaactttttttcaaatttgttgaaCTTTTTCAATTTTGTGTTCAAATTTGATTAACTTTTTttagaattgatgaactttttctaaaatttttgtactgtttttaaattCGTTTTTTCTTCAGATCCATGTATTATTTCAGTTCTGTGAACGATGGGACGAACAAAAAAAAATTACAACGAACGAACGAAACATGCTCATTGGGAAGGAGTGAGCGAGCGAAGAAGGGAAGGAGCGTGCTAGCTGGGCTGGTCCACACGAGGCTGCTTCGTGAGCGCCCGCTAAGCGAACGGGCGCCAGAGGCGCCGAAGAGCAGGTCTCGGGTCGTATCCAAGCTTCAATTGGGCCAGCACATTCCCGGTTTTTTGACCCCACCGGTTTTGGGAAGATTCTAGAACCATCACTGAACCGGATTTTCccttttttgttctttctttttcttttcctttttatatttgttttacttttttgggtttttcttttattttatgttgAATTTTGTGAATAAGTTTTTGAATAGCTggcaacattttttgaaattcatgaaaatttCTTAGTCTGGGAACCATGTTTTGAATCCTCGAACATATTTTTAAATTTGTTAACATTCTTTGCAtcagtgaacatttttctgaaccgatgaacattttttgaattttggaaacaatttttaaaatttgagaaCAGTTTTGTGTATTTCATGAACACTTTTCAAGTTCATAATATTTTTTGTAtcgatgaatattttttgaaatctgAGGAAAAAATGAAATTCACTAGCATTTTTTTATTGACATACGTTTTTGGAGTTAATGAACCTGTTTTTAATATTCAAACATATTTTGGTTGGAGGATCATTTTTTGGTgtgcatgaacatttttgaatttgaaatatttttaagaaaattcatgaaaattttATGAAATCCCTAATTTTTGAAAATTCGTGAATTTTCAGAAaattggaacattttttgaaattagtgAACGATTTTTGAAATTATGAACTTTTTTTCTTGAATTCGATATTCGTGACTAGTTCTCAAAGTGAAAAATAACAAAAAGGAacaatgaagaaaaacaagaacCATTGGATCTTTTGCAAGTACTACCTCTTCTTGGTGCCTGCGGCCCACATAAAGCTTCTCCCAGTTAGCCCGTATGAAAACGGTACTTTTGCGCCGATACGCGGCCCATCCAAGCCCGACTTGACTGCCGGCCGGCGACGGGAAATCGGCCTCGCCAATCTCTCGCCGGCTTCCCTCCGCCCCTGCCCAACGGCGTCTGCGGCGGCGCTCGCGTCAGATCGCAACCAAGAAGAGGTGATCTGCCCGCGCTGCTCTGCTCGTCCCGGTGGAGGCGGACctgcggcagcggcggcgatggAGAAGGGAGGGGAGGCGGGAGGCGGCAGGCCGGAGTACAGCATCATCGTGCCCACCTACAACGAGCGCCTCAACATCGCCCTCATCGTCTACCTCATCTTCAAGCACCTCCCGTAATCTCCCATCAATCACCCACCTCCGTGCATCCTCTTTTAGTTCTTTCGGTAGTTGAGATCTTTGTTGACGGAGGTCGTTTGTGATCCGGATAGGTTCCAAGCCTGCTCAGATTTTCTGCTGTGTAGATAAACCTGGGGCGGGGTGCGTGATTGAAGCTTTCGTTTAAAGGCTAGTACTGCTAATGGCTCTGGGGCTCTCCAATTCCCCACTCACGTAGTGCAACTGTATAAGACCCCTTTGGAACTAACTAGTATTGCATTCGATTCAGGCCATGAGATATGGTTGTGATCGCTGTCGCATCTCATCATGTGTAGCTGGCAAATGCTAGTGATCCTGTGATCCAGAAAGATTCCAAGCCGGCTCAGATTTTCTCTTCTGTAGAATAAACCTTGGGCGGGGTGCGCCCACATCAACTGAAAATTTTGTTGCTAATTGCTATGAGGTTTGCAGCCCAGGTTAAGCAGAAAATTCAGTAGCTATTAGTTCATTCTGTACTCACATGTCGCAACTTTACAACACCTCTGCAATTGCCTATTGTGTTTGATTCGGACCTGGACCATGAGATATGCTCATTGTCGCTTTTTAGAGGTATGTAGATGCTAAATGCTAGTGGTGCCGTGTTCAGAGGAATTGAGTCTCTGTTGTCCACTTTATCTTGTGAGAAGAACTCTCAAAGAACATCAGAGCAAGGTGAAAGTGTCATAAGACGATTTCAAAAATAGTTTCTACGGTTTTCGGCCCGGTTTCCCTTATAAACGGGGTCAATTTGTTTAGGTTTTCGATCCTGTTTCCCTTATAAACGGGATCAGCCAAAGTTAAGGGGTGACTCTTGGCTTTGGCAGCTttttgagcaatatattcaggtggggatccTCTCCCCCCCGGTGaccgttcaaaaaaaaaaaaatagtTTCTGCTTCTTGTTATTTTGTCGAAGACTAGGAAGTTATTCAGAGTTATCCAAAGTATATCTGGTCCTGTCAATGTGCTTAGCTGGTTTCAGTTAGCACTTAACAGTGTTCATACCCTAGATTGTAGTGCTGGTGTCAACTGGTTAGCTCTGAATAACTTCCTAGTTGGTATGACTACACCATCTTATTTTTAGATTTGATAAAACCAGATTTCTCTGAATCTTACAAGCGCTGGCTCTTTTTGTATTCACATTATCTGTAGCGGTTTTTTAGAATCCATCACGCAGCACATTTATTTGTAGCATCCAACATGTTTTCTGTTGCTGTTGTATACACATAGTATTTGGTCAGTATTACAACATGTTCTGTTGGTTCTGTATACTCTTATTATATTTAGCATGATGTTGGTGTATTTCAAATCACAAGGCTGTTGCATTTATTTACTTAACTTTAACTGATGATGTAACTTTCTACTGTAGGGATGCCAAGTTCGAAATCATTATTGTGGATGATGGAAGCCCCGATGGAACTCAAGACATTGTAAAGCAGCTGCAGCAAGTATATGGCGAAGATCGTGTTGTAAgtaatttaacaaacatgttgatgTATGAGTTTATGTATATATTTGTGGTCCAAGTTTTGGTTATTAATGACTTACTGCAATGTTTTTTACCTGATATAATTCCAGCTACTGCgagctagaccaaggaagctagGACTTGGTGAGCTTAGCTGCCCATTTCTACCTATGGTGATTGTTATGCTTGATGTTTGTGTTAATGAACTACTGTAAACATTCAGGTACTGCATATATGCATGGATTAAAGCATGCTTCAGGGGAGTTCGTTGTTATAATGGATGCAGATCTATCTCATCATGTATGTTTCTTCTCATTTTCTTCTCTATGTTAtttggcatagttgagtatttAAATAGTTCTGTTCCTTTTAGTTACTGATTCCTTTTTCTGTTCTGAACAGCCGAAGTATTTGCCAAGCTTCATCAGGTGAGAATCATATACTGAAAGATGCTTTTAACTTTATCCGGCAAGAATGATTGGATTAGTATGCTTTGTATTTTATGTTATTGAGGAAACTGGCAGGACTGGTGAGTCTCTAGTAGCAGAAGAGAGAAACATAATTACAGTGGCTGTTTTCAACAGTAACATCACAGAGTTCACATGTAGAGTGGCTCCTGTCGGTGTCAATCAAGGCCACATTAAGCACTTCCACATATTGTGGGTGGCGTAGGAGACATCCCTATTTTCACTGGGGGTCTTAATTACCCGTGCTTAGCAATTTGCCTGATCATCAAATTAAATGTGAATAAACCACTCCACAGACCAAAAAATATCACCAAGATGGACAGAGGCACTCCTTCCGGCCACCGAGAGAATCCAATTCTGACCTTCTAATACCTTCTTTTTTCTATTCTTCCTGGCTGCCAATTAGTACAGGACCAGGGTGCAGTCGCAAATAGGGATTCCTCCAACCCAATTGCTCTGCATAAGATGCAAGGGTAGCGCCACAGTCATGGTGGCGCCTCCACTTGATTGCTCGCTCTCACTCTGCCGCTGCATCCCTTCTTTCTTGGTTCCTCTATGGACATGTGTTCTTGATTGCTCGCTCTCACTCTGCCGCTGCATCCCTTCTTTCTTGGATCCTCTATGGACATGTGTTCTTGTGCGCTTTGTTTCTAGATAGATACAGATATAATTGTGTGGCAGTGAGGAGAAATTGAAAGGCCGGTCTTACAGCTGCCTCCAAACACGGATGATCGATATCCTCTCGTCGTCGTTCTGGGATGGTAGTAGCATGATGTGATGTGATTCGGCGAAAGGTTTTCTCTGAGCCATTCTCCCCAGCTGTTTATATAGGCTGGCATGGGCACTGACACTGCCCTACTGTATGCTTTGTAAATATTAAGTGCacatttatactccctctgttcctaaatataagtctttttagagatttcaataagaacaacatacggatgtatgtagacatattttagagtccgcattttgctccatatgtagtccgcattggaatctctaaaaagacttatatttacgaacggagggagtaaaatataAATTTTTCTATTTACTCTGTTCTGTTTTGACTGGTCTCTTCTCTTCGGCAAAATATGTCTTAATTAGCCAGTTTGCTCTTGTCAGGCCTAGAAATGGAATTTTGGCTAACAAAGACATAGATATGTACCTTGTTGAGTGTTAGTTGTTTGATTTAATGGCTGAAACAACTTCAGCGAAGTTTGGTATAGCTGACTATCCAAGCTCACAAAAACAGTTACTTGGAAGAACCTATATAGCTTTGTAAATCATGTTCATCATTGGCCAGGAAGCAAAAGGAAACCGGTGCTGACATTGTAACTGGCACCCGTTATGTTAGCAACGGCGGTGTCCATGGTTGGAATCTTATGCGGAAGTTGACCAGCAGGGGAGCAAATGTTCTGGCACAGACGTTGCTACAGCCTGGAGCTTCTGATCTGACTGGATCATTTAGGTGTGTCTCATTTTATTTAATAAATATGGAATAAGATCCCAATAATTACTTTTATTTGATGCTTCGCCCGATTTCCTAGGCTATATAAGCGAAGTGTTTTGAAGGATGTCATCTCCTCCTGCGTCAGCAAGGGCTATGTATTCCAAATGGAGATGATTGTCAGGGCTACTAGGAAAGGTTATCACATTGAAGAGGTAAGCCATTTCGCGCTCACCCATTTTCATTTGTGTAAGGCTGGATTATAATCTCTTGGCTTTGATAGTTGTAACTTTGCTTCTCATGTCCAGGTCCCAATCACTTTCGTTGACAGGGTCTTCGGAATCTCAAAGCTCGGTGGCTCCGAAATTGTTGGATATTTGAAAGGCCTTGTGTATCTGTTGCTCACAACATAGGTCGAGAAGACACcgcatgcatgattgttataggacAAACTCTTGTTAGAGTGATTTTTCTTATGTTTTCACAGCTTGAACTGCATAATTGTACTAATGTTTTCAGACCTACAATTGAATTATATACACTAGTTTTGGTCTGTGAGTATCCATATATGAATTGTGTCCTGTGACTAATGTATCATGGCATAGTGGTTGGCCATCTGGTTGCGCTGAAACTGCCGGCTTAGCTGCTTACTGTGTAGTTGCATGGGTTGATCATCCATGGGATTGCTGATTCAACTGCTACCTTGAAGAACTATATGCCTGTATATCAATGAACATTCCTCTTGCAGTTATCATGCAAGTTTAATGGATGGACGGCACATAAACAAGAAGACAGGAAACACATGAGCAGTTTTCATATGTTTCATTCAACTGATCCTAAGTGTGTAATAATGCCCGAAGGAAAAGATTCACAGAACACACATATCTTGTCTTCCATCTCAGAGCACCCTTATTTAGTGCAACGCAGAAATATGTAAAAACTGAGAGCACTTAAAGAGGTATGATCATCCAAATCCTGAATCTATATTACATCAAAGGAACCGCCTGGAAATCAGTCCCAGAAAACATAACCACAAACAACCACTCTCATCACAAGTCGAGATTTTTTGTAGGTCCTTTTGGTTGGTAATAATCCCCGACACTAACTTGCCGTCCTTCCTTCTCAATCTTCattcttctccttttctttttctagcttctgTAACACACCCAAAAGAAGTTAGAATGCATTTCAGAACAGGTTGCACAATGACATTGAATGCAGCAAATATCAGAGAACAAAATGACTTAGAAACACGAGTTGCTGCTTCGTAGAACAGGTTGCACAATGACATTGAATGCAGCAAATATCAGAGAACAAAATGACTTAGAAACACGAGTTGCTGCTGCGTCAGTTTTGTGTATGTACCAAAAAAGATGACTAAGTTA
Above is a window of Triticum dicoccoides isolate Atlit2015 ecotype Zavitan chromosome 5B, WEW_v2.0, whole genome shotgun sequence DNA encoding:
- the LOC119312580 gene encoding dolichol-phosphate mannosyltransferase subunit 1-like: MEKGGEAGGGRPEYSIIVPTYNERLNIALIVYLIFKHLPDAKFEIIIVDDGSPDGTQDIVKQLQQVYGEDRVLLRARPRKLGLGTAYMHGLKHASGEFVVIMDADLSHHPKYLPSFIRKQKETGADIVTGTRYVSNGGVHGWNLMRKLTSRGANVLAQTLLQPGASDLTGSFRLYKRSVLKDVISSCVSKGYVFQMEMIVRATRKGYHIEEVPITFVDRVFGISKLGGSEIVGYLKGLVYLLLTT